The proteins below are encoded in one region of Bacillus vallismortis:
- a CDS encoding sulfite exporter TauE/SafE family protein, whose product MDMAFMITLFMIGFIGAFISGMVGIGGSVIHYPMLLYIPALVGVTSLTAHEVSGIGTIQVFFATLSGVWAYRKSGFLNKPLIIYMGSSILIGSVLGSYFSHLISEKGMNFIYGILAIIAVILMFMPKKGHEHRKGEEVIIHKWLASFLAFIIGGVSGILGAGGAFILVPIMLLILKIPVRITVASSLAITFLSSIGATVGKVITGQVLFMPALVLMIASVIASPIGAKVGQKVNTTFLQWILALFISATAIKIWLGFL is encoded by the coding sequence ATGGATATGGCCTTTATGATCACTCTTTTCATGATAGGGTTTATTGGTGCTTTTATTTCCGGAATGGTCGGTATTGGGGGATCTGTTATTCATTATCCAATGCTATTGTACATTCCTGCTTTAGTGGGAGTGACGTCATTAACAGCCCATGAAGTTTCAGGGATAGGAACGATTCAAGTTTTCTTCGCGACACTTAGCGGTGTATGGGCTTATCGTAAGAGTGGTTTTTTGAATAAGCCATTAATCATTTATATGGGGAGCAGTATCCTTATAGGTAGTGTACTGGGGAGTTACTTTTCGCATCTTATATCTGAAAAAGGAATGAACTTCATATACGGAATATTGGCTATTATAGCTGTGATATTAATGTTTATGCCTAAAAAAGGACATGAACATAGAAAAGGCGAAGAAGTCATAATTCATAAATGGTTAGCTTCATTCTTAGCCTTTATTATTGGCGGAGTATCAGGTATTTTAGGAGCTGGCGGCGCTTTTATCCTCGTTCCCATTATGTTATTGATTTTAAAGATTCCGGTGAGAATCACCGTCGCTTCATCTCTTGCGATTACATTTCTATCATCTATTGGCGCGACAGTTGGAAAGGTAATCACAGGCCAGGTTCTTTTTATGCCAGCTCTGGTTTTGATGATCGCTAGTGTAATTGCTTCTCCTATTGGCGCAAAAGTTGGACAAAAGGTAAATACAACATTTCTGCAATGGATTTTAGCGCTATTCATTTCAGCGACAGCCATTAAAATCTGGTTAGGGTTCCTTTGA
- a CDS encoding sulfurtransferase TusA family protein — protein sequence MKSDKVLDAKGLACPMPIVRTKKAMNELESGQILEVHATDKGAKSDLAAWSKSGGHDLLEQTEEGDVLKFWIKKG from the coding sequence ATGAAATCAGATAAAGTATTAGATGCAAAAGGACTGGCATGCCCTATGCCGATTGTGAGAACGAAGAAAGCGATGAATGAACTGGAATCAGGTCAAATATTAGAAGTGCATGCAACAGATAAGGGTGCTAAAAGTGATCTTGCGGCTTGGTCTAAATCAGGCGGGCATGACCTTTTAGAGCAAACTGAAGAAGGCGATGTACTGAAATTCTGGATTAAAAAAGGCTAA
- a CDS encoding sulfurtransferase TusA family protein, with protein sequence MIQANVVLDAKGLACPMPIVKTKKKMKDLKAGEVLEIQATDKGFTADLQAWAKSTGHQYLGTETEGDLFRHFLRRGGEPASENASSIPDISLETFKQKVESEEPLHILDVREAEEYEEAHIPGVVHIPLGEVEARSSELNKNDEIHIICHSGRRSEMAAQTMKKQGFKKVINVVPGMRDWTGKTEKGGR encoded by the coding sequence ATGATACAAGCAAATGTTGTATTAGATGCTAAAGGTTTAGCATGTCCGATGCCTATCGTCAAAACGAAGAAGAAAATGAAGGATTTAAAAGCTGGTGAAGTATTAGAAATTCAAGCAACAGACAAAGGCTTTACGGCAGATTTGCAAGCATGGGCCAAAAGCACAGGTCATCAATATCTAGGTACTGAAACAGAGGGAGATTTATTTCGCCATTTTCTTCGTAGAGGAGGCGAGCCTGCATCAGAAAACGCATCGTCCATTCCGGACATTTCATTAGAAACTTTCAAACAGAAAGTAGAAAGTGAAGAGCCGCTTCACATTTTAGATGTCCGCGAGGCAGAGGAGTATGAAGAAGCTCATATCCCCGGTGTAGTGCATATCCCTCTTGGTGAAGTGGAAGCACGCTCTAGCGAGTTAAATAAAAATGATGAAATTCACATCATATGCCATTCGGGAAGAAGGAGCGAAATGGCAGCCCAAACAATGAAAAAACAAGGTTTTAAAAAGGTAATCAACGTCGTCCCCGGTATGCGTGATTGGACAGGTAAAACAGAAAAGGGAGGGAGGTAA
- a CDS encoding rhodanese-like domain-containing protein: protein MDSSVMIYTILFLLFLWIVIRNVSPVKGVKQITTTVLKSELKSKGKQFIDVRTPFEFRTKHIEGFKNIPLSILPQQTNQLSNDREIFVICQSGMRSMKASKILKKQGFKSVTNVKGGMNAWHEYR from the coding sequence ATGGATAGCAGTGTCATGATCTATACCATACTCTTTTTGTTGTTTCTATGGATAGTGATTCGGAATGTTTCACCAGTAAAAGGTGTGAAACAAATAACAACGACAGTTTTAAAATCAGAGCTGAAAAGTAAAGGGAAACAGTTTATAGATGTTAGAACACCTTTTGAGTTTCGTACGAAGCATATAGAAGGTTTTAAGAATATTCCCTTGTCAATACTGCCTCAACAAACAAATCAACTTTCGAATGACAGGGAGATTTTCGTTATTTGCCAAAGCGGTATGAGAAGTATGAAGGCGAGTAAGATATTGAAAAAACAAGGATTTAAAAGTGTTACAAATGTAAAAGGCGGCATGAATGCATGGCATGAATATCGGTGA
- a CDS encoding DsrE/DsrF/DrsH-like family protein has translation MTEQTKRTTIVLFSGDYDKAMAAYIIANGAAAYDHEVTIFHTFWGLNALRKEELVPVKKGFLENMFGKMMPRGADKMGLSKMNFAGMGPKMIKNVMKKHNALTLPQLIEMAQEQGVKLVACTMTMDLLGLQEQELLDDIDYAGVAAYLADAEEGTVNLFI, from the coding sequence ATGACAGAACAAACAAAACGCACAACGATTGTATTATTCAGCGGGGATTATGATAAAGCGATGGCTGCTTACATTATTGCAAATGGTGCAGCCGCCTATGATCATGAAGTGACCATCTTCCATACGTTTTGGGGATTAAACGCTTTACGTAAAGAAGAGCTGGTTCCTGTGAAAAAAGGATTTCTTGAAAACATGTTTGGAAAGATGATGCCTCGAGGCGCTGATAAGATGGGCTTATCTAAAATGAACTTTGCAGGTATGGGTCCTAAAATGATCAAAAATGTGATGAAAAAGCATAATGCATTAACATTGCCTCAGCTAATTGAGATGGCTCAAGAACAAGGTGTAAAGCTCGTAGCTTGTACGATGACAATGGATCTGCTCGGTTTGCAGGAACAAGAACTATTAGATGATATCGACTATGCTGGCGTAGCAGCTTATTTAGCTGATGCTGAAGAAGGCACTGTGAACTTATTTATTTAA
- a CDS encoding metal-sensitive transcriptional regulator, producing MEYDQKVKNRLRRIEGQIKGVLTMMEQGKDCREVVTQLAASRNAIDRALGVIVGTNLEHCIRESLDQGEDTSNLVKEAVDLLVKSR from the coding sequence ATGGAGTATGATCAAAAGGTTAAAAATCGCTTACGCAGGATAGAAGGGCAAATTAAAGGTGTATTGACGATGATGGAGCAAGGGAAAGACTGCAGAGAAGTTGTGACTCAATTGGCAGCCTCACGTAATGCGATTGATAGAGCATTAGGTGTTATTGTTGGCACAAATCTTGAGCATTGTATTCGTGAAAGCTTGGATCAGGGCGAAGACACATCCAACTTAGTAAAAGAAGCGGTCGACTTACTGGTAAAGAGCCGATAA
- a CDS encoding sulfurtransferase gives MLIYAMYRRYYPVRGILCINKDELEVLDMTILDIRHYNDAANFSDDFILNIPYAYLKRFYLEIPRDKIHIIARDRVELHLGVRFLKRKGIYVNSYELATCKCRNS, from the coding sequence ATATTGATCTATGCCATGTATAGACGTTATTATCCTGTGAGAGGTATTTTGTGTATTAATAAAGATGAATTGGAAGTGCTAGACATGACCATATTAGATATTCGTCATTATAACGATGCAGCCAATTTTTCAGATGATTTTATTTTAAACATTCCATATGCGTATCTAAAACGTTTTTATTTAGAGATTCCGCGTGATAAAATACACATAATAGCTCGTGATAGGGTAGAATTACATTTAGGAGTGCGTTTTTTAAAGCGCAAAGGCATTTATGTGAACAGTTATGAATTGGCAACTTGTAAATGCAGAAATTCATGA
- a CDS encoding universal stress protein, giving the protein MYQNILLAADGSDHSIRSAEHAIRIAKLVPNARVEIIFVKDYAKAKTEVLHTASSAELEMERHKKLEPILEKFEQAGVQHDVIMKHGEPGPAIVAYANENQFDMLIVGSRGLNTLQEMVLGSVSHKVAKRVNCPVLIVK; this is encoded by the coding sequence ATGTATCAAAATATTTTGTTGGCAGCTGATGGATCAGATCACTCCATTCGATCAGCAGAACATGCAATTCGTATAGCGAAACTGGTGCCTAATGCAAGAGTGGAAATCATTTTTGTTAAAGATTATGCAAAAGCGAAAACCGAAGTGCTTCATACCGCGAGTTCTGCAGAGTTAGAAATGGAAAGGCATAAAAAATTAGAGCCAATTTTAGAAAAATTTGAGCAAGCTGGCGTTCAGCATGATGTAATAATGAAACACGGAGAACCAGGACCGGCCATTGTTGCTTATGCAAATGAAAATCAATTTGATATGCTCATAGTAGGAAGCAGGGGCTTGAACACTTTACAGGAGATGGTGCTGGGCAGTGTAAGCCATAAAGTGGCTAAACGAGTGAATTGTCCTGTGCTGATTGTAAAGTGA
- a CDS encoding SulP family inorganic anion transporter: MLKKLNMEWFSNIRGDLLAGIVVALALIPEAIGFSIIAGVDPMVGLYASFCIAVVISFAGGRPGMISAATGAMALLMGTLVKDYGLQYLFAATILTGIIQIIFGVLKVARLMKFVPRSVMVGFVNALAILIFMAQVPHFVGISSLTYVFVGITLAIIYLFPFMTKAVPSPLIAIVFLTVVSIWGHFNVQTVGDLGTIKQALPSFLIPDVPFNFETLSIIFPTSIALAVVGLLESLLTSSIVDDMTDTDSNKNRESRGQGIANIVAGCFGGMAGCAMIGQSVINVKSGGRGRLSTFTAGMFLMFLILVLGEWVVQVPMPALVGVMIMVSIGTFDWSSIRTLKKVPFTDSVVMVVTVITVVATDNLSIGVIVGVLLSAIFFASKISRVKVDLSSVSETEAVYDIKGQVFFASVQDFVNSFSYVDVKERVVMNFSEAHIWDDSGVAAVDKVVLKFKENHADVTLVGLNESSRHLIETLATYNHPNAQPSSH; encoded by the coding sequence ATGTTAAAAAAATTAAATATGGAGTGGTTCTCAAATATAAGAGGGGACTTATTAGCCGGGATAGTCGTTGCTTTGGCATTAATACCTGAAGCCATTGGTTTTTCTATTATTGCAGGTGTTGACCCGATGGTGGGATTGTATGCCTCATTTTGTATTGCGGTGGTGATTTCTTTTGCGGGCGGAAGGCCTGGGATGATTTCTGCGGCTACAGGGGCTATGGCGTTGTTAATGGGAACGCTCGTGAAGGATTACGGATTACAGTATCTGTTTGCTGCTACGATCCTGACGGGTATCATCCAAATCATATTTGGGGTTCTGAAAGTGGCGCGATTAATGAAATTTGTACCTCGATCGGTTATGGTAGGTTTTGTTAATGCGCTGGCCATTTTAATTTTTATGGCGCAAGTTCCTCATTTTGTTGGAATATCCAGTCTGACATATGTGTTTGTCGGCATAACATTGGCCATTATTTATTTGTTCCCGTTTATGACAAAAGCTGTTCCAAGCCCATTAATCGCAATTGTATTTCTTACTGTCGTTTCTATTTGGGGGCACTTCAATGTTCAAACAGTTGGTGACTTAGGAACGATCAAACAAGCCTTGCCAAGCTTTTTGATTCCTGATGTTCCATTCAACTTTGAGACGTTGTCCATAATCTTCCCGACCTCTATTGCGCTTGCTGTCGTTGGCCTGCTTGAGTCGCTGCTGACGTCTTCCATTGTTGATGACATGACTGACACAGATAGTAATAAAAACCGGGAAAGCCGAGGGCAGGGGATTGCCAATATCGTTGCCGGATGTTTCGGCGGTATGGCAGGGTGTGCCATGATCGGTCAATCTGTTATTAACGTAAAATCTGGAGGGAGAGGGAGACTTTCAACCTTTACGGCTGGCATGTTCCTCATGTTTTTAATACTTGTTTTAGGTGAATGGGTTGTTCAAGTTCCTATGCCTGCATTGGTTGGCGTTATGATTATGGTTTCAATTGGAACATTCGATTGGTCTTCAATCCGGACGCTTAAAAAAGTTCCATTCACTGACTCGGTTGTCATGGTTGTCACAGTCATTACAGTAGTGGCAACAGATAACTTATCCATTGGGGTCATCGTAGGCGTCCTGTTAAGTGCTATTTTCTTCGCTTCTAAAATTTCACGAGTAAAGGTGGATTTGTCTTCTGTTTCTGAGACAGAGGCTGTTTATGACATTAAGGGCCAGGTGTTCTTTGCCTCTGTTCAAGATTTTGTGAATTCATTTTCATATGTCGATGTAAAAGAGCGTGTTGTGATGAACTTTTCAGAGGCGCATATTTGGGATGATTCTGGTGTCGCCGCAGTGGATAAGGTTGTCTTGAAATTCAAAGAGAATCATGCAGATGTTACATTAGTTGGCTTAAACGAGTCAAGCCGACATTTGATTGAAACGCTGGCTACCTATAATCATCCTAATGCACAGCCGTCAAGCCACTAA
- a CDS encoding recombinase family protein, with amino-acid sequence MIFGYARPFSQDRDVTQQITALKGFNCEKIYIEQTNSAKNRPEFESLCNSLNAGDTVIIYKLYSIADSTKNLIHIIDFFKTKQIHFISILDKVDTTKKNGSIFFDFLERVSEFQFDMISENTKIGIQEAKLKGKNTGRPRKPDHNVRRAMEMYQSKTYTIQQITKETGISKTTLYRYLDNWNDFDS; translated from the coding sequence TTGATTTTTGGATATGCACGTCCGTTTAGTCAAGATCGGGATGTAACACAACAGATAACTGCACTTAAAGGGTTCAACTGTGAAAAAATATATATTGAACAAACGAATTCAGCAAAAAACAGACCAGAATTTGAGTCATTATGCAACAGTTTAAATGCCGGAGATACTGTAATCATTTATAAGTTATACAGCATTGCGGACTCTACAAAAAACCTAATTCATATCATTGATTTTTTCAAAACGAAACAAATCCACTTTATTTCAATATTAGACAAAGTAGACACCACAAAGAAAAACGGTTCCATATTCTTCGATTTTTTAGAAAGAGTCAGTGAATTTCAATTTGACATGATTAGTGAAAACACAAAGATTGGAATTCAAGAGGCCAAATTAAAGGGGAAAAACACAGGACGTCCGAGGAAACCAGACCATAATGTCCGGCGCGCGATGGAGATGTACCAAAGCAAAACGTATACCATTCAGCAAATTACCAAAGAGACAGGCATCAGTAAAACAACACTGTACCGTTATTTAGATAATTGGAATGATTTTGATTCATAA
- a CDS encoding cupin domain-containing protein has translation MYYIPVIQQYPYAVYAPRCCDGRSVYWMNPNKSKHVNAGQNLHLTDYGPKPFVMNINKATKQNNTFRTALWTGAHLQVTVMSLDIGEDIGLEMHSNLDQFLRIEQGRGIVKMGKSKDQVNFQRNVYDDSAIVIPAGTWHNLINTGNTPLKLYSIYAPPNHPFGTVHVTKADAEAAEKEHSSYKI, from the coding sequence ATGTACTATATACCTGTTATTCAGCAATATCCTTATGCTGTGTATGCACCAAGGTGCTGTGACGGAAGATCGGTTTATTGGATGAATCCAAATAAAAGTAAGCATGTAAATGCAGGACAAAATCTTCACTTGACAGATTATGGGCCTAAACCATTTGTTATGAATATTAACAAAGCGACAAAACAAAACAATACGTTCCGTACCGCGCTATGGACAGGTGCGCACCTGCAAGTTACTGTCATGAGTCTAGATATTGGAGAAGATATCGGTTTGGAAATGCATTCTAACCTCGATCAATTTTTGCGGATTGAGCAAGGCCGCGGCATCGTTAAAATGGGCAAAAGCAAAGATCAGGTAAACTTTCAGCGAAATGTCTATGATGATTCAGCCATCGTCATACCCGCCGGCACATGGCACAATCTGATCAATACAGGCAATACGCCGCTAAAACTATACTCCATTTATGCCCCGCCTAACCATCCATTTGGCACGGTTCATGTGACCAAAGCAGATGCAGAAGCTGCGGAAAAGGAGCACAGTTCATACAAAATTTGA
- a CDS encoding CarD family transcriptional regulator: MFQIGDNIVYPMHGAGIIEAIEEKEFLEEKQQYYVIKMSISNMTVMIPKRKILSSGIRPVTDILALKHIIHIFQHGESDRLLPWKQRYQVNTNKIKTGEILEGAEVVRDLMRMKKEKALNTSEKKMLDHAHEFLISELKLMKGITENQIKSFC, from the coding sequence ATGTTTCAAATTGGCGATAACATTGTTTATCCAATGCACGGAGCAGGTATAATTGAAGCCATAGAAGAAAAAGAATTCTTAGAGGAAAAACAACAGTATTATGTCATAAAAATGTCAATCAGTAATATGACAGTGATGATTCCCAAGCGTAAAATATTGAGTTCAGGCATACGACCGGTTACTGATATACTTGCATTAAAACACATTATACACATTTTTCAGCATGGAGAATCAGATAGGTTACTGCCCTGGAAACAAAGGTATCAAGTAAACACGAACAAAATAAAAACGGGTGAAATACTAGAAGGCGCTGAAGTTGTACGTGATTTAATGCGTATGAAGAAAGAAAAAGCACTTAATACAAGCGAAAAAAAAATGCTGGATCATGCTCATGAATTTTTGATTAGTGAACTGAAATTAATGAAAGGAATCACTGAAAACCAAATAAAAAGTTTCTGTTAA
- the cspC gene encoding cold shock protein CspC — protein MEQGTVKWFNAEKGFGFIERENGDDVFVHFSAIQSEGFKSLDEGQKVTFDVEQGARGAQAANVQKA, from the coding sequence ATGGAACAAGGTACAGTAAAATGGTTTAATGCAGAAAAAGGTTTTGGCTTCATCGAACGTGAGAACGGAGACGATGTATTCGTACACTTCTCCGCTATCCAAAGCGAAGGATTCAAATCTCTTGACGAAGGTCAAAAAGTAACGTTTGACGTTGAGCAAGGTGCTCGTGGAGCTCAAGCTGCTAACGTTCAAAAAGCTTAA
- a CDS encoding fatty acid desaturase, translating to MNEQNLRTLRKLVTPYEKSDLQKSIFQIMNTLAPFFLLWCLAYKSLSISYFLTLAFSVIAAGFLVRTFIIFHDCCHYSFFKNRKANRILGTITGILTLHPFDHWAHDHSVHHATSSNLDKRGTGDIWVLTVEEYKEASRKTKIMYRLYRNPFVMFVIGPLYVFGITNRFNRKGAKRKERMNTYVTNLGIAALAALLCWAIGWQNFLLVQTPIFLISGSLGIWMFYIQHTFEDSYFEEDEHWEYVKAAVEGSSYYKLPKVMQWLTGNIGFHHVHHLSPRVPNYKLEKAHNNAEPLQNVPTITLATSLKSLKFRLWDEESKKFVGFSHLKKASKSQVSPQLETD from the coding sequence ATGAATGAACAAAACCTAAGGACGTTGAGAAAACTGGTTACACCTTATGAAAAGTCTGATTTACAGAAAAGTATTTTTCAAATCATGAACACATTGGCACCATTTTTTCTATTATGGTGTTTGGCATATAAAAGTTTGTCGATTTCTTATTTCCTTACATTAGCTTTTTCTGTCATTGCTGCAGGTTTTTTAGTGAGAACCTTCATCATCTTTCATGATTGCTGCCACTATTCCTTTTTTAAGAACAGAAAGGCGAATCGAATTCTTGGAACAATTACAGGAATTCTGACTCTGCATCCTTTTGATCATTGGGCACACGACCATTCTGTCCATCATGCGACAAGCAGCAACCTGGACAAACGCGGCACAGGCGATATTTGGGTACTCACCGTTGAAGAATATAAGGAAGCCTCAAGAAAGACAAAAATCATGTACCGTTTGTACAGAAACCCGTTTGTTATGTTTGTGATTGGGCCGCTTTACGTCTTCGGGATTACCAATCGTTTTAATCGGAAAGGGGCAAAACGCAAAGAACGGATGAATACGTATGTAACGAACTTGGGGATCGCCGCTTTGGCAGCACTTTTATGCTGGGCTATTGGCTGGCAAAACTTCCTCCTGGTTCAAACGCCCATTTTTCTGATATCGGGATCTCTAGGCATTTGGATGTTTTATATTCAGCATACGTTTGAGGATTCTTATTTTGAAGAAGATGAGCATTGGGAATATGTAAAAGCAGCAGTTGAAGGAAGCTCTTATTATAAGCTTCCAAAAGTCATGCAATGGCTTACAGGCAATATCGGTTTCCATCATGTTCACCATCTAAGCCCGAGAGTCCCAAACTATAAGCTTGAAAAAGCGCATAACAACGCTGAACCATTGCAAAACGTTCCGACCATTACACTGGCAACAAGCCTTAAGTCGTTAAAGTTCCGCCTATGGGATGAAGAAAGCAAAAAATTTGTCGGTTTTAGCCACTTAAAAAAAGCTTCTAAAAGCCAGGTATCACCGCAGCTAGAAACGGATTAA
- a CDS encoding Lrp/AsnC family transcriptional regulator, translated as MLDHTDIRILEELSKNSRISMKQLGEKVHLTGQATASRVAKLEDNGVIEGYTIRVNQKKLGCNIHAMLNIYTKSTYHTPYLKFIETQEKYVVNNYKISGDGCYLLECRFPNNEMLDQFLTELNKHVNYKLTILINK; from the coding sequence ATGTTAGATCATACTGATATAAGAATTTTGGAAGAGCTATCAAAAAATAGCCGTATTTCAATGAAACAATTAGGAGAAAAAGTTCATTTGACAGGGCAAGCAACTGCTTCTAGAGTTGCCAAGTTAGAAGACAACGGTGTTATTGAGGGATATACAATTAGAGTTAACCAAAAAAAATTGGGATGTAACATACATGCCATGCTGAATATCTATACAAAAAGCACATATCATACTCCATATTTAAAATTTATAGAAACACAAGAGAAATATGTAGTCAATAATTATAAAATTAGCGGGGATGGCTGTTATCTTCTTGAATGCAGATTTCCGAATAATGAAATGCTAGATCAGTTTTTAACGGAATTAAACAAGCATGTAAATTATAAATTAACAATTTTGATTAACAAATAA
- a CDS encoding MBL fold metallo-hydrolase yields MNIQQIRNATLVVKYAGKKFLIDPMLAEKGVYPPFPNAPRQDQNNPLIELPTSVDNIIKGIDAVIVTHLHYDHWDEAAKELLPKDIKLFSQNEEDATEIRNAGFNNVEVLTKDTAFEGIQLIKTKGEHGRGEILKLAGLVCGVAFKHQSEKTLYVTGDTVWYEAIQEEINTHQPEIIVVNGGDNQFYEGGSLIMGKEDIYETYKAAPKAKIIVSHMEAVNHWGLSKEELKSFINEKGIASHVLVPENGESYSF; encoded by the coding sequence ATGAACATACAACAAATTCGTAATGCCACACTTGTTGTCAAATATGCAGGCAAAAAGTTTTTAATAGATCCTATGTTAGCTGAGAAAGGTGTTTATCCTCCTTTCCCAAATGCGCCAAGACAAGATCAAAACAACCCTTTGATTGAACTGCCAACATCTGTTGATAATATTATTAAAGGTATTGATGCTGTTATTGTTACTCATTTACATTACGACCATTGGGATGAGGCTGCTAAAGAGTTGTTGCCAAAAGATATCAAATTGTTCTCCCAAAACGAAGAAGATGCAACAGAAATACGAAATGCCGGATTCAATAATGTCGAAGTTTTAACAAAAGATACAGCCTTTGAAGGCATTCAATTGATTAAAACAAAAGGCGAACACGGAAGAGGAGAAATTTTAAAACTTGCAGGCCTTGTTTGCGGTGTTGCCTTCAAACACCAAAGCGAGAAAACGTTATATGTAACCGGAGATACAGTTTGGTATGAAGCCATTCAGGAAGAGATTAATACACATCAACCAGAAATTATTGTCGTAAATGGCGGAGATAATCAATTCTACGAAGGTGGTTCTCTCATCATGGGTAAAGAAGATATCTATGAAACGTATAAGGCTGCTCCAAAAGCAAAAATTATTGTAAGCCACATGGAAGCAGTAAACCATTGGGGATTATCAAAAGAAGAACTAAAATCCTTTATTAATGAAAAAGGAATTGCTTCTCATGTTTTAGTGCCTGAAAATGGTGAATCATACTCTTTTTAA
- a CDS encoding HAD-IIA family hydrolase, which yields MMIYKEYDVFLFDLDGVIYIGDKALPEAVSSLKRLREEKKSIRFLTNDPCVTRETIVKRLHKLGISASIDEVITSGWATADYLVKAGIKRAYILGNDELKSEIRKAGIDLEEDLAEAVVIGWDHNITFQDIHKAVNLIRSGASFIATNGDKTFPTAKGPAPATGAIVEAVKTGADKEPIIIGKPESSIFEKVLESFEDRERCVMIGDTPETDIIGANRMGIPSILVSDQNTLFPVEHDFRNPDVVIRNLKYLFDSEVMIEVREKPDYQWTEQVKAGVAGIIIKESSSVLLMKRADNGLWGIPSGHVEPGESVEQAIIREIKEETGLTVKVSKMIGVYSDPSSQTFIYPDGRVSHFITNCFQCEVIGGTLKKKTEEALEIRYFNIHELPDTLLPMHPRWLEDALAQKNLAFIR from the coding sequence ATGATGATCTATAAGGAATATGATGTATTTTTATTCGACTTAGACGGAGTTATTTATATAGGAGACAAAGCTTTACCAGAAGCTGTTTCTTCTTTAAAACGCCTCCGTGAAGAAAAGAAATCCATTCGTTTTTTAACGAATGATCCCTGTGTTACAAGAGAAACGATTGTTAAAAGGCTTCATAAGCTTGGTATTTCAGCAAGTATTGATGAAGTGATTACTTCGGGGTGGGCAACAGCTGATTACCTTGTTAAGGCTGGAATAAAGAGAGCATATATATTAGGAAATGATGAACTTAAAAGCGAGATTCGAAAAGCTGGTATTGATCTTGAAGAAGACCTAGCAGAAGCTGTTGTCATTGGATGGGATCACAATATTACTTTTCAAGATATACATAAGGCGGTAAATCTCATCCGCAGTGGGGCTTCATTTATTGCTACAAATGGGGATAAAACATTTCCCACCGCTAAAGGACCAGCTCCAGCTACAGGTGCCATAGTTGAGGCTGTTAAAACGGGAGCAGATAAAGAGCCCATCATCATTGGAAAGCCGGAGTCTTCAATATTTGAAAAAGTACTTGAGTCCTTTGAAGACAGAGAAAGATGCGTCATGATTGGAGATACACCTGAGACAGATATTATTGGAGCGAACCGAATGGGTATACCTTCTATCTTAGTTTCTGATCAAAATACTTTATTTCCTGTAGAACATGACTTTAGAAATCCAGATGTTGTGATACGCAATTTGAAGTATTTGTTCGATAGTGAAGTTATGATAGAAGTACGTGAGAAACCAGATTATCAATGGACAGAACAAGTGAAAGCTGGAGTCGCTGGAATAATAATCAAAGAATCAAGTTCGGTTTTATTAATGAAGCGTGCTGATAATGGTCTATGGGGCATCCCTTCAGGACATGTGGAACCTGGTGAATCAGTTGAACAAGCGATAATAAGAGAAATAAAAGAGGAAACCGGATTAACTGTTAAAGTTTCTAAAATGATAGGAGTTTATTCAGATCCAAGCTCACAGACATTTATTTACCCTGACGGAAGAGTCAGTCACTTTATTACCAACTGTTTTCAATGTGAAGTGATTGGAGGGACATTGAAAAAAAAGACAGAGGAGGCCTTAGAAATTAGGTATTTTAATATTCACGAGTTACCAGATACTCTATTGCCAATGCATCCTAGGTGGTTGGAAGATGCTTTAGCACAGAAAAACCTTGCTTTTATTCGTTAA